The Streptomyces kanamyceticus DNA segment CCTTCCGGGGCCCGTTTGGCTGCGCCGTCAGGAACATGCTGTTGCCTGCGGGTGCGTTGTGGCTGGTCGCGCGGTTCCCCGCGCCCCTGGTGGGGCCCGGCGGCGGGGCAAGGGCGCGTCAACCCGCCGCCGGGCGGTGTGGTGGGGCAGGCGTCAGCAGGTGCCCAGGTCCTGCCAGACTCCCCATTCTCCGGTGGTGCCGGGCTTGTCGCCCTTCGTCCACCACTTGGCCTTCCAGGTGTGTCCCGCGTGCGAGACGACCGTTCCCGTGCCGTACTCGGACGTCGCGCTCCAGGCGGCGGGCGTGCACGTGCCGGGCGGGTCGGTCGGTCCCGGCGGGTCCGTGGGGCCAGGACCCGTGCCCGGCTCGACGACCGTGGTGCCGCGTGCCAGGTCACCGGCGAGCGCGTACGTCGTGCCGCCGATGTTCACCGTCCAGTTCGACGGGGTCGACACCGGCAGGTAGTAGTTGAACGACAGGTCGACGGAGGCGCCGGGGGCCAGCGTCTGCCAGGCGGGGAGCTTCAGCGAGACGCGGTGGAAGTCGCCCTTGAGGCCACCGGCGTTGCTGCCGGTGTGGCCGCTGCTGATCACCTTCGTGCCGAAGCCCGACTGGTCGGAGGCGTTGCCGGGGGCGGAGGTCGCGTAGTCGAACTGGAACTCCGTGCCGCCGGGCAGCGTCGCCTTGGTGTTGTTGGTGATCTTCAGCTTGGGCGTGATCGGGTAGTTGGAGTCGCCGAGCTTGAAGTCGCCGAACTGGACGCCGATGTCGACGGCCTTGGCGGGCAGGTCCTGGCCCGCGACCTTCGCGCCGTACGGAGCGGCCGCCTTGAACTTGTCGTACATCGCGGTCGTGAGCGTGTCACCGATCTCGTACTGACCCTTGGCGGAGTTGAACTTGTAGTCGCCCGCGAGCTCCCACACCATCGTGCCGCCGATGCCCTTGTCGACCACGTAGTCGGCCTTGGCCTTCACGGACTGCTCGTCCTCAGTGGACAGGAAGACCTTCTTGTCGGCGTTCCAGAGCCAGGGCGCGACCAGGGTGGAGTCGTACTTGCGGGCGTAGGTGCCGGTCAGCTTGGTGTCGGCGGGGAAGCCGTACTTGGTGACGTAGTCGCCGACGACGCCCTTCTCCAGGTTCTTGGCGTGCCACATCGGGTTCGACCCTGCCGGTGATTCCTTGCCGTTGGCGTCCTTGTCGTGCCACAAGTTGTCGATGCCGACGGCGCCGTCACCGCACTTGGTGAGCCCGGCCCCGGCCGGACAGTTCGTGGTGGCCGCCTTGCCCCAGAGCCCGTCCGTACCGCCCTGCACGTTCTTGAAGCCCCGGGTGTAGTACGGCAGTCCGATGTTGATGCGTCCCGCGGGCATCGAGCCGCGGAAGTAGTGGTAGGCCCAGTCGGTGTTGAGGTAGCCGATCCCGCCGTACTGCTGGCTGCCGTACACGCCCGCCGCCGCGAGCTCGGCGTCCTTGCCGTCGTCGTAGAGCGAGGCGTTGGGGCCCACGTACTCGTTCCAGGCGCCGTGCAGGTCGTACGACATGATGTTGACGTAGTCCAGGTACTTCTGGACCTGGAAGGTCTCCATGCCGCGCAGCAGATAGCCGGAGGAGGGGGCCGCGACGGTCAGCATGTAGTGCTTGCCGTCGGCCGCGCCCGCGCGGTCGAGCTTCTCGCGCAGGGACTTCATCAGCGCGGCGTAGCCCTTGACCAGGCCCGCGCGGCGGCCGTTGGAGAGCTGCCAGTCGAGCGGGTTGCCCGAGTCCTTCATCGTCGTCGGGTACTCGTAGTCGATGTCGACGCCGTTGAAGCCGTACTTCTTGATGAACGCGACGGTGGAGTCGGCGAACGTGTCGATGCCCGCCTGGTTCACCGAGCCGTCCGCGTTGGTGGCCATCGAGTAGAAGCCGCCGGAGTCCACGCGCTTGCCGTCGTCGCCGAAGTAGCCGCCGGTCTCGGCCCAACCGCCCACCGAGACCAGGGTCTTGACGTCCGGGTGCTGCTTCTTGAACTTGTTCAGGAGGTTGAAGTGGCCCTTGTAGGAGTACGAGGGGTCCATCTCCGCGCCCGCGACGCCCGGCCACGTCATGCCGGTGGCGGGGTTCTTCTCGCCGTCGGAGCCGACGGACAGCTTGTTGTCCTTGTCGACGTGCGCGAAGGCGTAGTTGAGGTGGGTGACCTTGTCCCACGGGATGTCGGAGGCCAGATAGGCGGGCTCGCCGTTCTTGCCGGTGCGCCATCCCGTGAAGTAGCCGATGACGCGCCGCTGGTGGTCGGCGCCCATCTTCTCGCGGCCCGCGCTGTCGTAGACGGAACAGTAGGGAACGTCGACGCCTGGCGTCTTGTACAGGCCGTCGGGTCTGCAGGACTCGTTGTCGGCGGCGTGGGACGTACTCGCGGTGAAGCCGCTCAGGAGCAGTCCGGCGACGGCGGCGCCGGTGGCGAGGAGCGTGGTCCGGGATCGTACGAGGGGCACGTCGGTTCCTCCTGGGGAGGCTCGGTGCCGCGCGGGGGCGCGGCGGGGCGAACAAGGGTGGCGGCCCCTGGTGTGCGCACACCGGGCGGGCCTCTCCTGGGAGTGACGCAGACGTTAAGAGGACTAGACCAGAGCGTCAATAGGTATGGACCAATTGAAGTGTGCTTCTTCGGCCTCCGCCGGGCCGAGCGCTCTGGCGGGCACTCGTGCGCCACCCGCCACCGGCCGACTTTTAGAGGTGCCTAAGTGCGGTGCGCGATGGTGATCGGGCGGCAAGGACCGGACGTTCCCCCGATTCTTCGGGCCGTGCCGCAGCTACCCCCGCCGCCTGGGCAGCCGCCCTGGCAGCGGGGGTAGCTGTCGTTGTAGTCGCCGTACTGGAAGAGAGGCCTGAGGCCATGACAGCGCGCACAGAGACGAAGACGCCCGGAGGCAAGAGCGCGACCGGCGTGCCCGTCGCCCTCCAGCGACGGCACACCCTTCATTTCCTGCGTGAGATCCGCTCCTTCTCGCCGGTCTTCCTCGACACCGAGGTGGACATGGCGAGGGTCGTGCAACACCGCGCTGCCGCGCTGGAGTCCGGGCAGAAGTACTCCCTGCTCACCTATGTCCTGCACGCCTCCGCGCGGACCATGGCGGCCCACCCCGAGGCGAACGCCGGAATCCGGGGGCGGCTGCGGCCGAGGGTCGCGCGCTTCGGCTCGGCCAACGCGAAGGTGACACTGGACAAGGCGATGGGCGGGCAGCGGATCGTGCTCTCCACCGTGCTGCCCGGCCTGGAGTCCAAGGAACTCCTGGACATCCAGAAGCAGTTGGAGCACTTCCGGGACGGCGATCCGGAGACGATGCCGGAGTTCGCCGGGGTGCGCAAGCTCCAGCAGCTTCCGGTTCCGGTGGGACGCGCGCTGTTCCGGCGTGCCGTGCGGCCGCTGCATCAGCGGCCGTACCTCATGGGCACCTACGCGGTGACATCGCTCGGGCACCGGCCCGTCGACGGCTTCCACTCCGTGGGTGGCACCACCGTCACCTTGGGCGTGGGGCGGGTGACGGATCGACCTGTCGCCCGCCACGGCAAGGTGGAGATCGCCCCGGTGATGCGCCTCAACCTGGCCTTCGACCACCGGGTCATCGACGGCGCCGAGGCCGCGGACATCCTGGCGGACATGAAGGAGGGCCTGGAGTCGTTCAGCGGCTGAGGCCCGCCAGGGTCGTCCGGACAATCCTGGCGATCGTCTCCCGGTGGTCGTTGAGGTAGAAGTGGCCGCCGGGAAACGTCCGGAGCGTGAAGCCGCCGCGGCTGTGCCGTCGCCAGGCCGCGGCTTCCTCCGCGGTCACCTTGCTGTCGCCGGCACCGGTGAGCACCGTGACCGGGCACGAGACCACGGCGTCCGGACCGCCGCGGTACGTCTCGATGGCCTTGTAGTCGCTGCGCACCATGGGCAGCACCATGTCGAGGATCTCCGGGTCCCGAAGCAGCTTCATGTCGGTGCCGCCCTGCGCGGCGAGTTCGGCGACCAGAGCGTCGTCGCCCTGTGTGTGGACGAGCTCGGTACGGAAGTGCGACGGTGCCCGCCGCCCCGACACGAAGAGCGCTGTCGCGGGCGTACCGAGCCGTTCCTCCATGCGTACCGCGACCTCGAAGGCGAGCGTCGCGCCCATGCTGTGCCCGAAGAGCGCCAGTGGGCGGTCCCGCCACTCCTTGAGTACGTCGAAGAGGGCGTCGGCGAGTTCGGGGACACTCTCCAGACAAGGCTCCCGCCTACGGTCCTGGCGGCCCGGGTACTGCACGGCGAAGGTGCTGACGTGTGGTGCGAGGGAGGCCGAGAACGGATGGAAGAAGCTCGCGCTGCCTCCCGCGTGCGGGAGCCATACCAGGCGTACGCCGTCGTCGGTCGCGTCGTGGAAACGGCGGATCCACGCTTCCAGGCCGGGAGAGGTCTGCGCCATGGGATTCATGCGGGACACGGTCCCAACGCGCTCTAAATCCAGGCCAAAAGTCGCGGCGGCGCGCGCCGGTTCAGGGACGCCGGGTCAGTGGAACGACAGCGTCAGCATGTAGTCGGACAGGGCGTTGATGATCTCTTTGGGGCGCTCCTGGAAGTAGCCGCGGCCGCCGTGCAACAGGTGCAGGTCGAAGCGGTTGGCGCCGTGCCGCGCCCAGGCCGCCGCCTCGTCGTACGTGGTGCGCGGATCGGTGTCGCCGAGGAACACCCCGATGGGGCAGGCGAGTACGGGGCCAGGACCGCCGGTTCGGCATGATGGTGCGGGCTGCGAGGAGACGACGAGGGCGGCGACCTCCGCCATCGCCCGTTCCGCGGGCAGGGGGGTCATTTCGAGGCGGTGCGCCACCTCGTAGGCCATCCAGGCGCCGAAGCCCTGACCGAAGAGCACGGTTGGTCCTTCGATGTGGGTGGCCAGATCGTCGCAGATGCTGTCGGCCACCGCGGCCAGCTGTTCGGAGTCGTGTTCCGCGGTCGCTTCGAGATGCCGCGGGTACCGCACGAACAGCACCTCCGTGGAGGGCGCGAGTTCCAGGATCCCCTGCTCGCAGTCCGACATCGGCTGATCCGCGGGTGGGAAGTAGGCCAGCTGAAAGGTCCTGAGCGGCATGAGGGCGTGGCGATGTACCCACGTGGACCGGTTGTTGAGCACGGCATTCCTCGTGTGATGGGGGTTCGGGCGGGCCCGCTCTCATTCCCCCGTAGCCGAGCGCGGCCATGGCCATCCTGTCACCCGTGGTCGGGCCTTCCGGCGCATGAGTGTCTCTAGAGGCTGAAAACGACTCATAGGCCCCTGTGGCCCGAATCCGTCAGGATGGCTTAAGAACGCCTTGGCATTCTGCTGCCCGGGCGCCACCCGGTGCCCCTCCCCTGACGGATGAGGGCTCGCGTGGTTCAGCAGGAAGCCGCAGGCTGCCGCGCCCGGGACCGGTCAGCCCGGCCAGGGGCCCTGGAGCGTCGGCAACAGCAGGTCGAAGTGCTCCTCGATCGTGCGCGCGATCGTGTCGAGGTCGGCTTCCTCCTCAAGTCCCCAGCATTGGCTGGCAACCCGCGTTACCGAGCTGAAGACGGCGACCACCAGCTTGGGGCGTGGGTCGGTGGGGAACTCGACGGCCTCGCGGCGCGCGATCTCGCGGGCGAGCCGCTCCTCGAAGACCATCGCGCGCCTCGTGTGAGCGGCCGACAGGCCCGGGGCCGTCTCGACGAGGTGCAGGATGCGGGCGAGCGTGTTGACCCCGCTGACTCGTTCGGTCTGCTCCCGCACCTGCGTCCAGGTCTCCCGCACGGCACCCCGCAGCGCCTCGAGGGGTGGCTCCTGCGCG contains these protein-coding regions:
- a CDS encoding chitinase C-terminal domain-containing protein, with the protein product MPLVRSRTTLLATGAAVAGLLLSGFTASTSHAADNESCRPDGLYKTPGVDVPYCSVYDSAGREKMGADHQRRVIGYFTGWRTGKNGEPAYLASDIPWDKVTHLNYAFAHVDKDNKLSVGSDGEKNPATGMTWPGVAGAEMDPSYSYKGHFNLLNKFKKQHPDVKTLVSVGGWAETGGYFGDDGKRVDSGGFYSMATNADGSVNQAGIDTFADSTVAFIKKYGFNGVDIDYEYPTTMKDSGNPLDWQLSNGRRAGLVKGYAALMKSLREKLDRAGAADGKHYMLTVAAPSSGYLLRGMETFQVQKYLDYVNIMSYDLHGAWNEYVGPNASLYDDGKDAELAAAGVYGSQQYGGIGYLNTDWAYHYFRGSMPAGRINIGLPYYTRGFKNVQGGTDGLWGKAATTNCPAGAGLTKCGDGAVGIDNLWHDKDANGKESPAGSNPMWHAKNLEKGVVGDYVTKYGFPADTKLTGTYARKYDSTLVAPWLWNADKKVFLSTEDEQSVKAKADYVVDKGIGGTMVWELAGDYKFNSAKGQYEIGDTLTTAMYDKFKAAAPYGAKVAGQDLPAKAVDIGVQFGDFKLGDSNYPITPKLKITNNTKATLPGGTEFQFDYATSAPGNASDQSGFGTKVISSGHTGSNAGGLKGDFHRVSLKLPAWQTLAPGASVDLSFNYYLPVSTPSNWTVNIGGTTYALAGDLARGTTVVEPGTGPGPTDPPGPTDPPGTCTPAAWSATSEYGTGTVVSHAGHTWKAKWWTKGDKPGTTGEWGVWQDLGTC
- a CDS encoding 2-oxo acid dehydrogenase subunit E2; this translates as MTARTETKTPGGKSATGVPVALQRRHTLHFLREIRSFSPVFLDTEVDMARVVQHRAAALESGQKYSLLTYVLHASARTMAAHPEANAGIRGRLRPRVARFGSANAKVTLDKAMGGQRIVLSTVLPGLESKELLDIQKQLEHFRDGDPETMPEFAGVRKLQQLPVPVGRALFRRAVRPLHQRPYLMGTYAVTSLGHRPVDGFHSVGGTTVTLGVGRVTDRPVARHGKVEIAPVMRLNLAFDHRVIDGAEAADILADMKEGLESFSG
- a CDS encoding thioesterase II family protein; translation: MNPMAQTSPGLEAWIRRFHDATDDGVRLVWLPHAGGSASFFHPFSASLAPHVSTFAVQYPGRQDRRREPCLESVPELADALFDVLKEWRDRPLALFGHSMGATLAFEVAVRMEERLGTPATALFVSGRRAPSHFRTELVHTQGDDALVAELAAQGGTDMKLLRDPEILDMVLPMVRSDYKAIETYRGGPDAVVSCPVTVLTGAGDSKVTAEEAAAWRRHSRGGFTLRTFPGGHFYLNDHRETIARIVRTTLAGLSR
- a CDS encoding thioesterase II family protein; the encoded protein is MSDCEQGILELAPSTEVLFVRYPRHLEATAEHDSEQLAAVADSICDDLATHIEGPTVLFGQGFGAWMAYEVAHRLEMTPLPAERAMAEVAALVVSSQPAPSCRTGGPGPVLACPIGVFLGDTDPRTTYDEAAAWARHGANRFDLHLLHGGRGYFQERPKEIINALSDYMLTLSFH
- a CDS encoding TetR/AcrR family transcriptional regulator, translated to MKLEPDDGAPGLRARKKQLTRDALIQSAIELFDTQGYEKTTVDEIVSTVNVSARTFFRYFAGKEDVALALVTEIDERVLVALSERPAQEPPLEALRGAVRETWTQVREQTERVSGVNTLARILHLVETAPGLSAAHTRRAMVFEERLAREIARREAVEFPTDPRPKLVVAVFSSVTRVASQCWGLEEEADLDTIARTIEEHFDLLLPTLQGPWPG